The Pygocentrus nattereri isolate fPygNat1 chromosome 2, fPygNat1.pri, whole genome shotgun sequence genome has a window encoding:
- the LOC108411033 gene encoding uncharacterized protein LOC108411033 — translation MKNGPQNCCQCSSRLVQRTEEHLNLQFCDVISQSSCDLKCSSSSLSAVLQPPVSDPVELGGDTTLQCSILTDASAGDHSVYWFRHGSGESHPGIIYTHGNRSDECKKSSETDSPTQSCVYKLPKRNLSLSDAGTYYCAVLMCGEIIIGNGTKLDFVEKRALDPTIVVLVVSNIIALSVALFMCRKHSSHHKDAAEAHAYQPACGEASYFAADTFRDEPQQKTEDVNSKVIYYQQN, via the exons ATGAAGAATGGCCCACAAAACTG CTGTCAGTGCTCGTCTCGTCTGGTGCAGAGAACCGAAGAGCATCTGAACCTGCAATTCTGTGATGTGATTTCTCAGAGCAGCTGCGACCTCAAAT GTTCATCTTCAAgtctctctgctgttctccaGCCTCCTGTATCAGATCCTGTTGAACTGGGAGGAGATACAACTTTGCAGTGTTCAATACTCACAGATGCGTCTGCAGGAGATCACAGTGTGTACTGGTTCAGACATGGATCAGGAGAATCCCATCCaggaatcatttacactcatggaAACAGGAGTGATGAGTGTAAGAAAAGCTCTGAGACTGATTCTCCTACACAGAGCTGCGTCTACAAACTCCCCAAGAGAaacctcagcctctctgatgctggaacttactactgtgcTGTGCTCATGTGTGGAGAGATCATCATTGGGAATGGAACTAAACTGGACTTTGTAG AGAAACGTGCTTTGGACCCAACCATTGTGGTGTTAGTGGTGTCGAACATCATCGCTCTGAGTGTGGCTTTGTTTATGtgcagaaaacacagcagtcatCATAAAG ATGCTGCTGAAGCTCATGCGTATCAG CCTGCATGTGGGGAAGCTTCATACTTTGCAGCAGACACTTTCAGAGATGAACCACAGCAGAAGACTGAAGATGTGAACTCGAAGGTCATTTATTACCAACAAAACTGA
- the LOC108411016 gene encoding signal-regulatory protein delta-like: protein MVQTEPSDSATYYCAVAYYASVALLDCTVLVLKGSSSLSAVLQPPVSDPVELGGDTTLQCSILTDVSAGDHSVYWFRHGSGESHPGIIYTHGNRSDECKKSSETDSPTQSCVYKLPKRNLSLSDAGTYYCAVLMCGEIIFGKGTKLDFEEKCALVPTIVVLVVSNIIALSVALFMCRKHSSHHKDAAEAHAYQPACGEASYFAADTFIRDEPQQKTEDVNSKVIYYQQN from the exons ATGGTTCAAACAG AACCATCTGATTCAGCTACATATTACTGTGCTGTTGCATATTATGCGAGTGTGGCCTTATTAGACTGCACAGTTTTAGTCCTCAAAG GTTCATCAAgtctctctgctgttctccaGCCTCCTGTATCAGATCCTGTTGAACTGGGAGGAGATACAACTTTGCAGTGTTCAATACTCACAGATGTGTCTGCAGGAGATCACAGTGTGTACTGGTTCAGACATGGATCAGGAGAATCTCATCCaggaatcatttacactcatggaAACAGGAGTGATGAGTGTAAGAAAAGCTCTGAGACTGATTCTCCTACACAGAGCTGCGTCTACAAACTCCCCAAGAGAaacctcagcctctctgatgctggaacttactactgtgcTGTGCTCATGTGTGGAGAGATCATCTTTGGGAAAGGAACTAAACTGGACTTTGAAG AGAAATGTGCTTTGGTCCCAACCATTGTGGTGTTAGTGGTGTCGAACATCATCGCTCTGAGTGTGGCTTTGTTTATGtgcagaaaacacagcagtcatCATAAAG ATGCTGCTGAAGCTCATGCGTATCAG CCTGCATGTGGGGAAGCTTCATACTTTGCAGCAGACACTTTCATCAGAGATGAACCACAGCAGAAGACTGAAGATGTGAACTCTAAAGTCATTTATTACCAACAAAACTGA
- the LOC108411034 gene encoding uncharacterized protein LOC108411034 gives MDCAILVLKGSSSSLSAVLQPPVSDPVELGGDTTLQCSILTDTPAGDHSVYWIRHGSGESHPGIIYTHGNRRDECEKSSETDSPTQSCVYKLPKRNLSLSDTGTYYCAVLMCGEIIFGNGTKLDFAGNSVLVPVVIGLVASNTVSVAVILFLCRKLHDSHHTNAAEGQTVQVNQVECEEALNYAALSFTKKPPSSRGTRRQQKLKDTEVYSQIKYPQ, from the exons ATGGACTGCGCAATTTTAGTCCTAAAAG gtTCGTCTTCAAgtctctctgctgttctccaGCCTCCTGTATCAGATCCTGTTGAACTGGGAGGAGATACAACTTTGCAGTGTTCAATACTCACAGATACACCTGCAGGAGATCACAGTGTGTACTGGATCAGACATGGATCAGGAGAATCTCATCCaggaatcatttacactcatggaAACAGGAGAGATGAGTGTGAGAAAAGCTCTGAGACTGATTCTCCTACACAGAGCTGTGTCTACAAACTCCCCAAGAGAaacctcagcctctctgatactggaacttactactgtgcTGTGCTCATGTGTGGAGAGATCATCTTTGGGAATGGAACTAAACTGGACTTTGCAG GGAACAGTGTTTTGGTCCCAGTCGTTATTGGTTTAGTAGCATCTAACACCGTTTCTGTGgctgtgattttatttctgtgtaGAAAATTACATGACAGTCATCATACAA ATGCTGCTGAAGGTCAAACAGTCCAAGTTAATCAG GTTGAATGTGAGGAAGCTTTGAACTATGCAGCACTGAGTTTCACTAAGAAACCACCGTCATCCAGAGGAACTAGAAGACAACAGAAGCTTAAAGACACTGAGGTTTACTCTCAGATCAAATATCCCCAATAA
- the LOC119262513 gene encoding uncharacterized protein LOC119262513: protein MIRFCALVLLSTALGGTSKIDIPCLNGLKHIVHGRNINLTCFFSSADASATAWFKQTPGEKPLLIASVFRSAPVTYHNGFNKSGRFNAVREKSSFNLSISNAEPSDSATYYCAVAYYTDISLMDCTVFVLKGSSSSLSAVLQPPVSDPVELGGNTTLQCSILTDASAGDHSVYWFRHGSGESHPGIIYTHGNRSGECEKSSETDSPTQSCVYKLPKRNLSLSDAGTYYCAVLMCGQIIFGNGTKLDFVEKCALVPTIVVLVVSNIIALSVALFMCRKHSSHHKDAAEAHAYQPACGEASYFAADTFRDEPQQKTEDVNSKVIYYQQN from the exons ATGATACGATTTTGTGCACTTGTTCTCCTCTCAACAGCATTAG gTGGCACTTCGAAGATTGACATTCCGTGTCTGAATGGGCTGAAGCATATTGTTCACGGAAGAAATATTAATCTGACTTGCTTTTTTTCATCGGCTGATGCATCCGCGACTGCGTGGTTCAAACAGACTCCAGGAGAAAAGCCTCTTCTCATTGCTTCTGTTTTTCGTTCTGCACCAGTTACATATCATAATGGCTTTAACAAGAGCGGCCGCTTTAATGCAGTAAGAGAAAAAAGCAGTTTTAATCTGAGCATCTCAAATGCAGAACCATCTGATTCAGCTACATATTACTGTGCTGTTGCGTATTATACAGATATTAGCTTAATGGACTGCACAGTTTTTGTCCTAAAAG gtTCATCTTCAAgtctctctgctgttctccaGCCTCCTGTATCAGATCCTGTTGAACTGGGAGGAAATACAACTTTGCAGTGTTCAATACTCACAGATGCGTCTGCAGGAGATCACAGTGTGTACTGGTTCAGACATGGATCAGGAGAATCCCATCCaggaatcatttacactcatggaAACAGGAGTGGTGAGTGTGAGAAAAGCTCTGAGACTGATTCTCCTACACAGAGCTGCGTCTACAAACTCCCCAAGAGAaacctcagcctctctgatgctggaacttactactgtgcTGTGCTCATGTGTGGACAGATCATCTTTGGGAACGGAACTAAACTGGACTTTGTAG AGAAATGTGCTTTGGTCCCAACCATTGTGGTGTTAGTGGTGTCGAACATCATCGCTCTGAGTGTGGCTTTGTTTATGtgcagaaaacacagcagtcatCATAAAG ATGCTGCTGAAGCTCATGCGTATCAG CCTGCATGTGGTGAAGCTTCATACTTTGCAGCAGACACTTTCAGAGATGAACCACAGCAGAAGACTGAAGATGTGAACTCTAAAGTCATTTATTACCAACAAAACTGA